A part of Aspergillus flavus chromosome 1, complete sequence genomic DNA contains:
- a CDS encoding putative MAP kinase has product MSTPAVPLLKPPVPGNRNNSNGPRPPKLTLGIPPSPNARPVTGNGIPAPAPVPAPALAPEVPQLQRPSTRPAPPQLRLATPMGSSKNIQQVNGRPAPPPLATSGLNEPNGHSRSGSFNYLDGKASGPASASSSNYSALSFAMGLRQPQGSTPDPSSAISSVYSDREGGVQMERDNSVNGLIPDLDKLSLEKGRPLDVDDLDDEGWLAASEQKKIVELGSLGEGAGGAVTRCKLKEGKTVFALKIITTDPNPDVKKQIVRELNFNKDCASEHICRYYGAFMDKSTGTISIAMEFCEGGSLDSIYKEVKKLGGRTGEKVLGKVAEGVLNGLTYLHSRKIIHRDIKPSNILLCRNGQVKLCDFGVSGEFGTKGDANTFIGTSYYMAPERITGQSYTITSDVWSLGVTLLEVAQHRFPFPADGTEMQPRAGLIDLLTYIVRQPIPKLKDEPGNGIRWSDSFKYFIECCLEKEPPRRATPWRMLDHPWMLDMKNKKVNMANFVRQVWGWDN; this is encoded by the exons ATGTCAACACCCGCGGTTCCCCTCCTCAAACCGCCCGTGCCGGGTAATcgcaacaacagcaatggTCCCCGACCTCCAAAGCTCACCTTGGGGATCCCCCCGTCTCCCAACGCTCGTCCCGTTACCGGTAATGGTATACCGGCTCCTGCGCCCGTTCCAGCCCCCGCTTTAGCCCCCGAAGTGCCACAGCTCCAGCGCCCGTCCACCCGCCCGGCGCCCCCGCAACTACGACTGGCGACCCCAATGGGCAGCAGTAAGAATATCCAACAAGTCAACGGTCGCCCAGCTCCCCCGCCTCTTGCCACCAGTGGGTTGAACGAACCGAACGGACACTCACGGTCAGGTAGCTTCAACTATTTGGATGGAAAGGCCAGTGGCCCCGCATCGGCTTCATCGTCAAATTACTCGGCTTTGTCGTTCGCCATGGGTCTTCGTCAACCACAGGGTAGCACTCCGGATCCGTCGTCAGCTATTAGCTCGGTTTACTCCGATCGGGAAGGAGGTGTGCAGATGGAGCGGGACAACAGCGTAAACGGATTGATTCCAGATCTCGACAAGTTGAGTTTAGAAAAGGGCAGGCCACTAGACGTCGACGATTTGGATGATGAAGGCTGGCTTGCGGCCagtgaacagaagaagatcgtggAGTTAGGCAGTTTGGGTGAGGGAGCGGGAGGTGCGGTCACTCGTTGCAAGCtcaaggagggaaagacCGTCTTCGCGTTGAAG ATTATCACAACCGACCCCAACCCAGATGTAAAGAAGCAGATTGTTCGGGAACTCAACTTCAACAAGGACTGTGCCTCGGAACATATCTGTCGATATTACGGTGCATTCATGGACAAGTCTACCGGCACGATTTCGATTGCGATGGAGTTCTGCGAGGGGGGCAGTCTAGACAGTATTTACAAAGAAGTGAAGAAGCTAGGGGGTCGAACAGGAGAGAAAGTGCTGGGTAAGGTCGCAGAAGGGGTATTGAACGGTTTAACATATCTGCACAGCAGAAAGATTATCCATCGAG ACATCAAACCGTCTAATATTCTCTTGTGTCGCAACGGACAGGTCAAGCTATGTGATTTTGGCGTTAGTGGAGAGTTCGGCACCAAGGGCGATGCTAATACGTTCATTGGGACTTCCTACTACATGGCACCCGAACGGATTACTGGTCAATCTTATACGATTACGTCGGACGTCTGGTCTCTAGGCGTAACGCTCCTTGAAGTCGCCCAGCATCGCTTCCCTTTCCCGGCCGATGGAACTGAAATGCAGCCCCGCGCTGGGTTAATCGACCTCCTTACATACATCGTCCGTCAACCGATTCCTAAATTGAAGGATGAGCCGGGTAATGGTATTCGCTGGTCTGATAGCTTCAAGTACTTTATAGAATGCTG TCTCGAGAAAGAGCCTCCACGAAGAGCGACTCCATGGCGGATGCTGGATCATCCGTGGATGCTGGAcatgaaaaacaaaaaagtCAACATGGCGAACTTCGTGCGACAGGTGTGGGGATGGGACAACTAG
- a CDS encoding NADH-ubiquinone oxidoreductase kd subunit (conserved hypothetical protein), whose amino-acid sequence MASGFGLNGGPSRCYNFWQEVLGCYVVNAGDGETGKKKCMPALEDYYECLHHRKEALRTMKMQAAYRKAEAAHPRENAPKAEQIRSLGLLGKEEEASAFLTKA is encoded by the exons ATGGCTTCGGGTTTCGGTCTCAATGGCG GTCCTTCCCGCTGCTACAACTTTTGGCAGGAAGTCCTAGGCTGCTACGTCGTCAACGCCGGCGATGGTGAGACCGGCAAGAAGAAGTGTATGCCCGCTTTGGAGGATTACTACGAGTGCCTGCACCACAGAAAAGAG GCTTTGCGAACGATGAAGATGCAGGCCGCCTACCGGAAGGCCGAAGCCGCACACCCCCGGGAGAACGCGCCCAAGGCAGAGCAGATCCGCAGCTTGGGGCTGCtagggaaggaagaagaggcatCTGCTTTTCTGACGAAGGCTTAA
- a CDS encoding TBP associated factor: MTSRLDRLVTLLETGSTPLIRNTAAQQLGDVQKQHPDELFNLLGRILPYLKSKSWDTRTAAAKAIGLIVTNADIFDPNEEDGLGIKKADDEDDLAVEIKSEEAQLSPSDELLQLESLDLTSILKYGKRLLGSAGKEYEYSLAAMDPISRLQHQKKTLNSRLGLAGEYIEDDLIDDTDLALKTPAIKEDPSHAAVSRENSHQLSAPVTTPSEPANGEESGLSKRQLNQLKRKNKQSAKMGANKVRVVDLSARKTSDVTTPSVTTPHPIKAENGEERNGDSKSDYFSLERPSGDDDSKIVSEFKGEAAPEKPLIQPESSDEGPSIAWPYEPMCDFLMVDLFDPNWEVRHGAAMALREVIRVQGAGAGRLRGKSRSENDTLNRKWLDDLACRLICVLMLDRFGDYISDNVVAPIRETVGQTLGALLSQLPSRSVIAVYRCLYRIIMQNDLGLERPIWEVCHGGMIGLRYLVAVRKDLLVKDAKLMDGVLEAVMKGLGDYDDDVRAVSAATLVPIAEEFVTSRQNTLGILMNIVWECLSNLQDDLSASTGSVMDLLAKLCTFREVLDAMKANAAVDPESSFGNLVPRLYPFLRHTITSVRSAVLRALMTFLQLEGDGTNEWVNGKALRLIFQNLLVERNETVLKLSLQVWSELLKALDKHGSFKSEAELLSHIQPLITLSMAPFGVPRYPIPMNASLFIKPSGVPFPMSAAAPAKSSPSAFNNTSDATKKRGRKAEKKEVPPPSAHNVDGHMLQGDIDLVGADTMLRSKIHAAKALGQLLSFWDKNGLPSLWQPILHGLKHSASTSQLATAMIIEEYARIQGSDSPYASVLCEQLRPIIEGDRPSWYGDIACYLHVARAQCHSLLNAFRDHAHVPGSRLPVLAVIVQGEAEAGPSAFSLADAEKVVGPDFERLKKGLAPAQRITALQVLNDTRATAESAINEARSVREARDLRILAAAAGALVAMHNIPKKPSHIIKGMMDSIKKEENAELQQRSATAVVTLVEYYTTATKRGPVDKVIGNLVKYCCVDTSETPEFHHNAGLEKSILSLRKEEDRRDHPDAAKFEREAKEARIMRRGAKEALEQLAVKFGPALLEKVPNLASLVERPLTDALANELPADIHNPDNELGQEVVDGLSTLRALLPKFHPGLHPWVVSLMPLIVKALQCRLSVIRYAAAKCFATVCSVITVEGMTMLVEKVLPTINNGLDVHHRQGAVECIYHLIHVMEDGILPYVIFLVVPVLGRMSDSDNDVRLLATTSFATLVKLVPLEAGIPDPPGLSEELLKGRERERKFMSQMLDVRKVEEFTLPVAIKAELRPYQQEGVNWLAFLNRYNLHGILCDDMGLGKTLQTICIVASDHHLRAEEFARTQAPEVRKLPSLIVCPPSLSGHWQQEIKQYAPFLKCVAYVGPPVERARLKGSLGDADIVITSYDICRNDSDVITPLNWNYCVLDEGHLIKNPKAKVTLAVKRVASNHRLILSGTPIQNNVLELWSLFDFLMPGFLGTEKVFLDRFAKPIAASRFSKSSSKEQEAGALAIEALHKQVLPFLLRRLKEEVLNDLPPKIIQNYYCDPSELQKKLFEDFTKKEQKQLANKMGSSEKSDKEHIFQALQYMRRLCNSPALVVKDGHKQYDEVQQYLHAKNSYIRDVAHAPKLSALRDLLLDCGIGVDPPSEGDLGTGASYVSPHRALIFCQMKEMLDIVQSEVLKKLLPSVQYLRLDGSVEATKRQDIVNRFNTDPSYDALLLTTSVGGLGLNLTGADTVIFVEHDWNPQKDIQAMDRAHRIGQKKVVNVYRLITRGTLEEKILNLQRFKIDVASTVVNQQNAGLNTMDTDQLLDLFNLGETAENAEKPSDNAAGNEVDMVDIDGEVKEKGKKGWLDDLGELWDDRQYQEEYNLDSFLQTMKG, from the exons ATGACCTCCAG GTTGGATCGTCTGGTCAC TTTGCTTGAGACGGGCAGCACGCCTCTCATTCGGAACACTGCCGCTCAACAGTTGGGAGATGTCCAGAAGCAACATCCAGATGAACTATTCAACTTACTGGGGCGCATCTTGCCGTATCTCAAGTCGAAATCATGGGATACCAGAACAGCTGCCGCCAAGGCGATCGGACTCATTGTCACAAATGCCGATATTTTTGATCCAAATGAAGAGGATGGCTTAGGGATCAAAAAGGCtgacgatgaggacgatCTTGCGGTGGAAATCAAATCTGAAGAGGCGCAATTATCTCCCTCGGATGAACTCCTGCAGTTAGAAAGTCTAGATCTAACGTCGATCTTAAAGTACGGAAAAAGGCTACTAGGTAGTGCCGGCAAAGAATATGAATACTCCCTGGCCGCCATGGATCCAATATCTCGATTGCAGCATCAGAAGAAAACATTGAACTCTCGATTGGGCCTTGCAGGGGAGTATATCGAGGACGACCTGATCGATGACACTGACTTAGCTTTGAAGACTCCGGCTATTAAGGAGGATCCGTCTCATGCGGCTGTTTCCCGTGAGAACAGTCACCAACTTTCTGCTCCTGTGACAACACCAAGTGAGCCTGCCAACGGAGAGGAGTCCGGACTGAGCAAGCGGCAACTGAATCAGCTGAAACGAAAAAACAAACAGAGTGCGAAGATGGGTGCGAATAAAGTGCGCGTCGTCGATCTCTCTGCGCGGAAGACGTCCGACGTCACGACACCGTCGGTAACGACTCCGCACCCTATAAAAGCAGAGAACGGAGAAGAGCGGAACGGCGATTCGAAGTCAGACTACTTCTCTCTTGAACGACCATCTGGCGATGATGACTCAAAAATCGTCTCTGAGTTCAAAGGAGAGGCCGCTCCAGAAAAACCTCTGATTCAGCCTGAGTCCTCCGACGAAGGCCCCAGCATCGCATGGCCCTATGAACCAATGTGTGATTTTCTCATGGTCGATCTGTTTGATCCAAATTGGGAAGTTCGACATGGAGCTGCAATGGCCCTCCGAGAGGTCATTCGCGTTCAAGGTGCCGGTGCCGGGCGCTTGCGAGGGAAGAGCAGATCTGAAAATGACACCTTGAATCGTAAATGGTTGGATGATCTTGCTTGTCGCCTTATTTGCGTCCTCATGCTCGACCGTTTCGGCGACTACATCTCTGACAACGTTGTGGCTCCTATTCGAGAGACTGTAGGTCAAACGTTAGGTGCTCTCCTGTCTCAGCTCCCATCCCGTTCCGTCATTGCCGTCTATAGATGCCTATACCGGATCATCATGCAAAATGACCTAGGACTAGAACGCCCTATTTGGGAAGTTTGCCATGGCGGTATGATCGGTCTCAGGTATTTGGTGGCTGTCCGAAAAGACTTGCTCGTCAAGGATGCAAAGCTCATGGACGGTGTCCTGGAGGCAGTCATGAAGGGCCTGGGCGATTACGACGACGATGTGCGTGCAGTGAGTGCGGCAACTCTTGTTCCCATCGCAGAGGAATTCGTGACCTCTCGCCAGAACACGCTCGGCATCTTGATGAACATCGTTTGGGAATGCCTTTCTAATCTGCAAGATGACCTCAGCGCCAGCACTGGATCGGTGATGGACCTTCTAGCGAAGCTCTGCACGTTCCGTGAAGTTCTCGATGCTATGAAAGCGAATGCAGCTGTGGACCCCGAATCGTCGTTTGGCAACCTTGTTCCACGCCTCTATCCTTTCCTGCGACATACAATCACTAGCGTGCGCTCGGCCGTTCTTCGGGCTCTTATGACATTCTTGCAGCTAGAAGGAGATGGCACCAATGAATGGGTCAATGGCAAGGCGCTCCGTCTGATTTTCCAGAATTTGCTGGTGGAGCGGAACGAGACTGTTCTGAAGTTGTCTCTCCAAGTCTGGTCAGAACTGCTCAAAGCTCTCGACAAGCATGGGTCCTTCAAATCCGAAGCCGAACTGCTGTCTCACATCCAACCTCTCATTACCTTAAGTATGGCTCCTTTCGGCGTTCCTCGCTACCCCATCCCGATGAATGCAtccctcttcatcaagccGTCTGGTGTACCGTTCCCAATGAGCGCAGCGGCACCAGCAAAGTCCTCGCCAAGTGCTTTCAACAATACCTCTGATGCGACCAAGAAGAGGGGTCGCAaagcagagaagaaagaagtgcCCCCGCCTTCAGCTCACAATGTTGATGGCCATATGCTACAAGGTGATATTGACTTGGTAGGCGCGGACACCATGCTGCGGTCTAAGATCCATGCTGCAAAGGCTCTTGGTCAACTGCTCTCTTTTTGGGATAAGAACGGACTTCCAAGCCTGTGGCAGCCTATTCTGCACGGTCTGAAGCACTCAGCATCCACTTCCCAACTTGCAACTGCTATGATTATAGAGGAATATGCCAGGATCCAAGGGTCTGACAGCCCGTATGCTTCTGTACTGTGTGAACAGTTGCGCCCAATTATCGAAGGGGACCGTCCATCATGGTACGGCGATATAGCATGCTATCTTCATGTTGCACGTGCACAATGCCACTCTTTGCTAAATGCCTTCCGGGACCACGCTCATGTTCCTGGTTCGAGATTGCCCGTGCTGGCTGTTATTGTTCAAGGTGAAGCCGAGGCTGGCCCGAGCGCCTTCTCGCTGGCGGACGCCGAAAAGGTCGTTGGACCCGATTTCGAGCGCCTGAAGAAGGGTCTGGCACCCGCTCAGCGCATTACAGCTCTTCAGGTTCTGAATGACACAAGGGCAACTGCAGAGAGTGCAATTAATGAAGCTAGAAGCGTCCGTGAGGCAAGGGACCTGCGTATCCTCGCTGCCGCAGCGGGTGCTCTAGTTGCCATGCATAACATCCCTAAGAAACCGAGTCACATTATTAAGGGAATGATGGATAGTATtaagaaggaagagaatgcaGAACTCCAACAACGCTCTGCTACTGCAGTTGTCACTCTGGTGGAGTACTATACTACCGCTACCAAGCGAGGCCCTGTCGATAAGGTAATCGGTAATTTGGTGAAATACTGCTGTGTCGATACGTCCGAGACTCCGGAATTCCACCACAATGCCGGACTGGAGAAATCGATTCTATCCCTccgcaaagaagaagaccgcCGTGACCATCCGGATGCAGCGAAATTTGAAAGGGAAGCAAAGGAAGCCAGAATTATGCGTCGCGGTGCTAAAGAAGCCTTGGAGCAACTGGCTGTCAAGTTCGGCCCAGCACTTCTAGAGAAAGTTCCCAACCTGGCATCTCTGGTTGAGCGGCCGCTTACAGATGCCCTCGCCAATGAGCTTCCTGCGGATATTCACAACCCTGACAATGAGCTTGGTCAAGAAGTCGTGGATGGTTTGTCCACACTACGTGCCTTATTACCCAAGTTCCATCCTGGTCTTCATCCTTGGGTTGTCAGTCTCATGCCCCTGATTGTCAAAGCACTGCAATGTAGACTGTCTGTGATTCGGTATGCGGCTGCCAAGTGCTTCGCAACTGTCTGCAGTGTTATCACGGTGGAAGGCATGACCATGCTAGTCGAGAAAGTACTGCCTACCATCAACAATGGCCTGGATGTGCACCACCGCCAGGGAGCTGTAGAATGCATTTACCATCTTATCCATGTGATGGAAGATGGAATTCTGCCCTATGTCATCTTCCTTGTCGTCCCCGTCCTAGGCCGCATGAGCGATTCTGATAACGATGTCAGGTTGCTAGCCACAACGTCATTTGCAACTCTAGTCAAGCTTGTTCCCCTAGAAGCTGGCATCCCGGATCCTCCTGGTCTCTCCGAGGAATTGCTCAAAGGAcgagagagggaaaggaaattcatGTCTCAAATGTTGGATGTCCGGAAGGTGGAGGAGTTCACCTTACCAGTGGCAATTAAGGCGGAGCTTAGACCTTATCAACAAGAGGGTGTCAACTGGCTTGCTTTCCTTAACCGCTATAATTTGCATGGCATTCTTTGTGATGACATGGGTCTCGGCAAGACTCTTCAAACTATTTGCATCGTCGCCAGTGATCATCATTTGCGAGCCGAAGAGTTTGCGCGGACCCAAGCGCCCGAGGTTAGAAAGCTTCCGTCCTTAATCGTCTGTCCCCCGTCGCTCTCTGGACACTGGCAACAAGAAATCAAGCAATACGCCCCGTTCCTTAAGTGTGTTGCGTACGTTGGACCTCCAGTAGAACGTGCGCGGTTGAAAGGTTCCCTTGGCGATGCTGACATTGTTATCACCTCATACGACATTTGCCGAAATGACAGCGATGTTATAACTCCACTGAACTGGAACTACTGCGTCTTGGACGAGGGACATCTTATCAAAAATCCCAAGGCCAAGGTGACCCTGGCTGTTAAGCGTGTCGCAAGCAATCACCGCTTGATTCTTTCCGGTACCCCCATTCAAAACAACGTGTTGGAGTTGTGGTCCCTCTTTGACTTCCTGATGCCTGGCTTCCTCGGTACTGAAAAGGTCTTCCTGGATCGTTTCGCGAAGCCGATTGCAGCGAGTCGTTTCAGCAAATCGTCCTCGAAGGAACAAGAAGCTGGTGCGTTGGCGATTGAGGCCTTGCACAAGCAGGTGCTCCCATTCTTGCTCCGTCGTCTAAAGGAGGAAGTTCTCAATGATCTACCGCCAAAGATTATTCAGAACTACTATTGTGATCCTAGTGAACTTCAGAAGAAACTCTTCGAGGACTTCACAAAgaaggagcagaagcagTTGGCGAATAAGATGGGCAGTTCAGAAAAGTCCGACAAAGAGCACATCTTCCAAGCATTGCAGTACATGCGACGCCTCTGCAACTCTCCTGCGCTTGTCGTTAAAGACGGGCATAAGCAGTATGACGAGGTCCAGCAATACCTTCATGCGAAGAATTCTTACATCCGCGATGTTGCACATGCCCCTAAGCTAAGCGCTTTGCGTGACCTCCTCCTCGACTGTGGCATCGGTGTTGACCCGCCAAGCGAAGGGGACCTGGGTACTGGCGCAAGCTACGTGAGTCCCCACCGGGCCCTAATTTTCTGCCAGATGAAGGAAATGCTCGACATCGTGCAAAGCGAAGTTCTTAAGAAGCTTCTACCCTCGGTTCAGTATCTCCGTCTAGACGGTAGTGTGGAAGCCACCAAACGTCAGGACATTGTCAACCGGTTCAATACAGATCCCAGTTACGATGCCTTGCTTCTGACAACTAGTGTTGGTGGACTCGGTCTGAACCTGACAGGTGCCGACACAGTCATCTTCGTCGAACATGACTGGAACCCACAGAAGGATATCCAGGCCATGGACCGTGCGCATCGTATCGGTCAGAAGAAGGTCGTCAATGTGTACCGATTGATCACCAGGGGTActttggaggagaagattcTGAA CCTCCAACGCTTCAAGATCGACGTGGCATCGACGGTGGTCAACCAACAAAATGCAGGGCTAAACACCATGGACACAGACCAGCTCCTAGACCTATTCAACCTCGGAGAAACAGCCGAAAATGCCGAGAAGCCCAGCGACAACGCCGCGGGCAACGAAGTCGACATGGTCGACATCGACGGCGAAgtcaaagaaaagggcaagAAGGGCTGGCTCGACGATCTCGGCGAGCTCTGGGACGATCGTCAATACCAAGAAGAATACAACCTGGACTCTTTCTTGCAGACAATGAAAGGATGA
- a CDS encoding Sec39 domain-containing protein produces the protein MANPGRLSGAHAILLATHLCVTGNVSRLPQLQAQFPGYLPFERVLRIILTFLPESTAPQSYTSVLQELLDGPPSQTDDDDIDVSPVDKFSESAAKKRVRTLRLLPLKYHDDEDSQDPTDLLTQFLIHRAYRIDLETALQPLILELLLPFYQRLPTVRTWLISSLLPLLRLNYEYYPSQDETFSLDVLESMDSHTAINVLLSMTGAQKNSMDLVNNLRGLLGPWMYGSNRSKRRRLNKAAEANSISLPQLNTQQQSNNISGWQYVNEWLLARSLVDYESTVNAFLNWDGPEDADLGGFEEGNQKYDHDVSKDLNLRYGQSGLAVIYTTSDTSKSCLEGSIKVLTRVAKLLSLEDQLFTSPNSSVLPSVTFDASQISSSSRVSLLQNALLAASNPLTCPSASSISFLSAILLSIKTLAELGHSVTCRTAANICLHSNQDTQLHELRNIVSSIVRQTKLSHDWRDVREQILWLQHWGSDKTEGNESNSPCHGLFWRISRDVVEAEILKALLEIKEFNLAIDIYINSKTSLSSAQVEEAVKEAIFTTYDNASNGNRTRGGMKQAYDILQAFQPHFPGSVSFKEIRALISATHGLSFYSLTLQHGVPFQPVSIRVHPDPLSLIEKVLDQNSKAYTRVDDLLAIGRNLVAAGFSSHLSDSNNLDLPSTSEEDAVITAERRIMSLAISSALSSNDFGTAYSYILTRLTPPSLLSTSSPLTNPAVRDDISWRAVYNAGRYRDPALSSSSNLQAQITQLSQRMELLSLALILVPSPDPLPEILGAWRRCDEEMNGLRTREAEEEELWDTKGDNLSSVPGGFGPTDSEQDAYETKKQHARRARAHNDRLNAEEAPMGLFEVARGAALALHKNAFPLSGGTAATDQQPKPSSHAHGPSEDSAEERVRKRDVVSNMVTGGLVSGIGWVLGAQPVNR, from the exons ATGGCGAATCCTGGTCGGCTATCCGGTGCTCATGCGATTCTTCTAGCCACCCACCTCTGTGTTACTGGGAATGTTTCCCGTTTACCACAGCTACAAGCCCAATTTCCAGGCTACCTTCCTTTTGAACGGGTACTTCGCATCATCTTGACCTTCCTGCCGGAAAGCACAGCGCCCCAGTCTTACACGTCAGTACTTCAAGAGCTCTTAGATGGCCCTCCATCGCAAACAGACGACGACGATATCGATGTTTCCCCAGTCGACAAGTTCTCTGAATCTGCTGCCAAGAAACGTGTACGGACGCTTCGTTTACTACCACTCAAGTAccacgacgacgaagatagTCAAGACCCAACCGACCTATTAACTCAATTCCTCATACATCGGGCATACCGTATAGATTTGGAGACTGCCCTCCAACCTCTTATACTTGAACTTCTTTTACCGTTCTACCAGCGCCTACCGACTGTGCGCACATGGTTAATCTCTAGCTTGCTACCGCTACTCCGACTCAACTACGAATACTATCCCAGTCAGGATGAGACATTCTCTCTGGATGTTCTAGAGTCGATGGACAGCCACACCGCGATCAATGTACTTCTTTCGATGACGGGCGCTCAGAAGAACAGCATGGATTTAGTGAACAACTTACGCGGTCTACTTGGCCCGTGGATGTACGGGAGCAACCGCTCGAAAAGACGTAGACTCAACAAGGCTGCGGAGGCCAATTccatttctcttcctcaacTTAACACCCAACAGCAAAGTAATAATATCTCTGGATGGCAATACGTCAACGAATGGCTGCTGGCGCGAAGCCTGGTAGATTATGAGAGCACTGTGAATGCCTTCCTTAATTGGGATGGTCCAGAGGATGCGGACCTTGGGGGCTTTGAGGAAGGAAACCAAAAATATGATCACGATGTGTCGAAGGACCTGAATCTCCGATATGGTCAATCAGGACTTGCCGTTATATATACAACATCCGATACAAGCAAGTCTTGTTTGGAGGGCTCAATCAAGGTTCTTACGCGAGTTGCCAAGTTGTTGAGTCTTGAGGATCAGTTGTTCACCTCGCCTAACAGCTCAGTACTTCCTTCAGTGACGTTTGATGCATCTCAGATCTCTTCGTCATCGAGAGTGTCCCTTCTGCAGAACGCTTTGTTGGCGGCATCGAACCCACTAACATGCCCATCCGCTTCCTCTATATCGTTCCTCAGcgccatcctcctctccatcaagACATTGGCCGAACTCGGACATTCTGTTACATGCAGAACAGCTGCCAACATCTGCCTTCATAGTAACCAGGATACGCAACTACATGAATTGCGAAACATTGTGTCTTCTATTGTAAGACAAACAAAATTAAGCCATGACTGGCGGGACGTTCGCGAGCAGATTCTCTGGCTGCAACATTGGGGCTCTGACAAAACGGAAGGGAATGAAAGTAATTCACCCTGTCATGGCCTTTTTTGGAGGATCTCACGAGATGTCGTGGAGGCAGAAATCTTGAAGGCATTGCTAGAGATCAAAG AATTCAACTTGGCtattgatatctatataaattcCAAAACTAGCCTTAGCTCAGCCcaagttgaagaagccgtCAAAGAGGCCATCTTCACAACATATGACAACGCTAGCAATGGAAACAGAACTAGAGGAGGCATGAAGCAAGCATACGACAT CTTGCAAGCCTTTCAACCACACTTCCCGGGATCTGTCTCCTTCAAAGAGATTCGTGCCCTCATATCAGCAACCCATGGTCTATCTTTCTACTCCCTCACTTTGCAACACGGTGTTCCTTTTCAACCCGTCAGTATCCGTGTGCATCCCGATCCCCTTTCCTTAATCGAGAAGGTACTTGATCAAAACTCAAAAGCCTACACGAGAGTGGATGATCTTCTCGCAATTGGAAGAAATTTGGTTGCGGCTGGTTTTTCTTCGCACCTTTCCGATAGCAACAACCTAGACCTTCCATCTACTTCCGAGGAGGATGCCGTTATCACAGCCGAGCGACGTATTATGTCGCTCGCAATTTCGTCGGCTCTCTCGTCCAACGATTTCGGCACCGCATATTCTTACATCCTCACGCGTCTCACTCCTCCATCTCTCTTATCCACATCATCACCCCTTACAAACCCGGCCGTAAGGGATGACATCTCCTGGCGTGCTGTCTACAACGCCGGCCGGTACCGTGACCCTGCGCtgtcctcatcttccaacCTCCAAGCCCAAATAACCCAACTTTCCCAACGAATGGAACTTCTTTCTCTTGCCTTGATCCTCGTCCCCTCTCCCGACCCACTCCCTGAGATCCTTGGCGCCTGGCGACGGTGCGACGAGGAGATGAACGGCCTTCGCACAcgagaagccgaagaggaagaactATGGGACACCAAAGGAGACAACCTCTCATCTGTCCCTGGCGGCTTTGGACCAACAGACAGCGAACAGGACGCATatgaaacaaagaaacaacatGCCAGACGTGCTCGAGCCCATAACGACCGTCTTAACGCCGAAGAAGCCCCCATGGGCCTTTTCGAAGTTGCCCGAGGCGCCGCGCTAGCCCTCCACAAGAACGCCTTCCCACTCAGCGGCGGTACCGCTGCCACCGACCAACAACCGAAGCCTTCATCTCACGCTCACGGACCCAGCGAGGACTCAGCAGAAGAGAGGGTGCGTAAGCGAGATGTGGTCAGTAATATGGTGACAGGCGGATTAGTCAGTGGTATCGGATGGGTGTTAGGTGCTCAACCGGTGAATCGCTAG
- a CDS encoding GPI anchored serine-rich protein — MRFSATTIALFAGLAAAIPNGEVHTVYQTEDVTITSCAPTVTDCPGRQTSTPEGVEPVTTGPAVTETPIAQTSSAEVPPVAETSEVPPAVPTSSSPVIPGVPSSGVPPVPSSSSPVIPQPPKQPSQGTTVIAVTTCIPTVTYSTITGPVGTPTGVSPGKSSSIAVIGTPAPSGSATPSSSGPTSLFTGAANTVGQSFGLAGAAAAAAFFLA, encoded by the exons ATGCGTTTCTCTGCCACCACCATTGCTCTCTTCGCCGGCCTTGCTGCCGCCATCCCCAACGGCGAGGTCCACACCGTCTACCAGACCGAGGATGTGACCATCACCTCTTGCGCTCCCACCGTCACCGACTGCCCCGGCCGTCAGACCTCCACTCCTGAGGGTGTTGAGCCTGTCACCACTGGCCCCGCTGTCACTGAGACTCCCATTGCTCAGACCTCCTCTGCTGAGGTTCCTCCTGTTGCCGAGACCTCTGAGGTCCCCCCCGCTGTCCCTACCAGCAGCTCTCCTGTTATCCCTGGAGTTCCCAGCAGCGGTGTTCCCCCTGTTCcctccagcagcagcccCGTCATCCCTCAGCCTCCTAAGCAGCCTAGCCAGGGCACCACTGTCATCGCTGTGACCACCTGCATCCCCACCGTCACCTACTCGACCATCACCGGCCCCGTTGGCACCCCCACCGGTGTCTCCCCTGGCAAAAGCTCTTCCATCGCTGTGATCGGTACCCCTGCCCCTAGCGGCAGCGCTAC cccctcttcctccggcCCCACCTCTCTCTTCACCGGTGCTGCCAACACCGTCGGCCAGTCCTTCGGCCTTGCCggtgccgccgccgccgccgcttTCTTCCTGGCCTAA